From a region of the Mytilus galloprovincialis chromosome 3, xbMytGall1.hap1.1, whole genome shotgun sequence genome:
- the LOC143066592 gene encoding uncharacterized protein LOC143066592: protein MTTIVIEMPLILWNIVLIILLIRRVDNKAMMIEPPHRSSLWRYDKTVPVNTKDDMLNCGGYEVQWEQNGGMCGVCGQPFDGLIVNGAEYRTVRSYKQGAYVNVTVEVKSNLLGFFEFRLCPRNGSKETLTHDCFERNMLWIEESWSTRYYVGSQGGIYDLHVRLPADISCTNCVFQWKFSTGYRMGGINECQCMGCGRQETFYNCADIEIQSDTLFSDRAFISTDTNIHKPLFLISDRNLTDSNIERFRQTLPVYNSPNAYEIRKGDSSKPKPSYNDKLQQTKNIAKKVSNDDVSNIKEKHVHVNWIKPSWQTGSPHIKFQANMTFPLKITPSKKNVEKKKSFWEKKIEESSPSTTWNTVSRSSKELTFWEKIAAKTTPKILIKPKPGNLLLTRFVPLQPDIYYFPGKSDSITYPMFSQTRQPSTSKNGECYSTSPNFRCKAKGRYAHTRGIDQWCLNNCRSNHCVKFMCECGCDDVVVVPKTKCHAVGAFEDIYGMDEWCSQICSKKSCPPNVCSVKDCRNSS from the exons ATGACTACTATAGTGATAGAAATGCCTTTGATATTATGGAATATAGTATTAATTATCTTATTAATTCGACGCGTTGACAATAAAGCAATGATGATTGAACCACCGCATCGGTCCAGTTTATGGAGATATGACAAAACAGTACCTGTTAACACAAAGGACGATATGCTCAACTGCGGGGGATACGAG GTACAATGGGAGCAGAATGGTGGTATGTGTGGCGTGTGTGGTCAACCTTTTGATGGCCTCATAGTGAATGGCGCAGAGTACAGGACTGTCAGGTCATATAAACAAGGAGCCTATGTAAATGTCACAGTTGAGGTAAAAAGTAATCTCCTTGGTTTTTTCGAATTTCGTCTTTGTCCAAGAAATGGTTCAAAAGAAACTTTAACCCACGATTGCTTCGAGCGAAACATGCTTTGGATTGAAGAGTCCTGGAGTACTCGTTACTATGTTGGGAGTCAAGGTGGAATTTATGATTTACACGTGCGTCTACCAGCAGATATTTCATGTACGAATTGTGTTTTCCAGTGGAAGTTCAGCACAG GCTATAGAATGGGAGGGATCAACGAATGTCAGTGTATGGGTTGTGGTAGGCAGGAAACATTTTATAACTGTGCTGATATCGAAATACAGTCTGATACCTTATTTAGTGATAGAGCTTTCATTTCCACGGACACTAATATACATAAACCATTATTTTTAATATCTGATAGAAATCTCACCGATTCTAATATAGAACGCTTTCGACAGACTTTGCCAGTTTACAATAGTCCCAATGCTTATGAAATCCGCAAAGGTGATAGCTCTAAGCCAAAACCTTCTTACAATGACAAATTGCAACAAACCAAAAACATTGCAAAGAAAGTTTCGAATGATGATGTATCTAATATCAAAGAGAAACATGTACATGTGAATTGGATTAAACCTTCATGGCAGACGGGAAGTCCACACATCAAATTCCAAGCTAACATGACATTTCCTCTGAAAATTACTCCAAGTAAAAAGaatgtagaaaagaaaaaatcattttgggagaaaaaaattgaagaatCGTCACCCTCGACGACTTGGAATACAGTATCGAGAAGTTCAAAAGAGTTaactttttgggaaaaaatcGCGGCAAAAACGACGCCAAAAATTCTGATAAAACCAAAGCCTGGAAATCTTCTTTTAACTAGATTTGTCCCTTTACAACCAGATATTTACTATTTTCCGGGTAAAAGTGATTCGATAACGTATCCTATGTTTTCACAAACTCGCCAACCTTCAACTTCAAAAAATGGAGAATGTTACTCAACTTCGCCAAATTTCCGGTGTAAAGCAAAAGGTCGATATGCACATACTCGAGGCATTGACCAATGGTGTCTAAACAACTGCAGGTCCAATCATTGTGTCAAGTTTATGTGTGAATGTGGATGTGATGATGTTGTTGTAGTCCCTAAAACAAAATGCCACGCCGTTGGAGCATTTGAAGATATTTATGGAATGGATGAATGGTGTTCTCAAATATGCTCCAAAAAATCGTGCCCTCCAAATGTATGTAGCGTGAAAGACTGTAGAAATAGTTCCTAA